The following are from one region of the Lodderomyces elongisporus chromosome 7, complete sequence genome:
- the ISU1 gene encoding iron-binding protein has translation MLSRTVLRNSRNLLKSQSSNILRTSTQQVVPTLYQLTSQNTQSSTPLSPFTSFQSKRLYHEKVIDHYENPRNVGTLNKNDTDVGTGLVGAPACGDVMRLQIKVDEKTGKIEDVKFKTFGCGSAIASSSYATELVKGKTLDEALAIKNTFIAQELSLPPVKLHCSMLAEDAIKSAVKDYRSKRLRKTSKPTLGPDAAVATTEGDVATATA, from the coding sequence ATGTTATCGAGAACAGTATTGAGAAACAGCAGAAACTTGCTCAAGTCACAATCATCAAATATACTCAGGACATCCACACAACAAGTGGTACCTACACTCTACCAACTCACTAGCCAAAACACACAATCATCAACCCCATTGTCCCCCTTTACATCATTCCAGTCGAAGAGATTATACCACGAAAAAGTGATTGACCACTATGAAAACCCACGTAACGTTGGAACATTAAACAAGAATGACACCGATGTCGGTACCGGCCTTGTAGGTGCACCAGCTTGTGGTGACGTTATGCGTTTGCAAATCAAGGTTGACGAAAAAACAGGCAAGATTGAAGATGTCAAATTCAAGACTTTTGGCTGTGGATCGGCAATTGCAAGTTCATCATATGCCACAGAATTGGTTAAAGGAAAAACTCTTGACGAAGCATTGGCCATCAAAAACACATTTATCGCCCAGGAATTGAGTTTACCTCCCGTCAAGTTACACTGCTCAATGTTGGCCGAAGACGCCATCAAGTCTGCTGTAAAGGACTACAGATCCAAGAGATTGAGAAAAACTAGCAAACCAACATTGGGACCAGACGCCGCAGTCGCCACCACCGAAGGCGATGtggcaacagcaacagcctAA